ATGTATTTGACACGCGCATTTGGAATATTTTTTAGAATTTCATTTCCAATAGCGTTTAACAGGTGAGTCTTACCAAGTCCCGGTCCTCCATAGATAAAAAGAGGGTTATAGGTCAGAGCCAAATCTTCAGAGACAGCTAAAGCGGCTGATACTGCCCAAACATTTCCATCCCCTTGAATAAAATTATCAAAGGTATACTTTTCTTTTAACCCAGTATCCGAATAAGGAATAGATGCTAACTTTGGACTATAATCATAAAGAGTTGAATTTGTAGCTTCTTCAACTTGTGAGATAGCCGTATCTTGAGGTTTAGTGAAAATATAGTGGGGAGTTATCTCAGCATCATAAATTTCAAATCCGGCAACTACAATAATATCTTTTAGTTGTTTTTCCCAGACCATTTCCATTTCAGATCGTGGTAAAAATATAGTGGCAACATTTTCCTCTACCTTGATGAGTTCAGCTTGAATAGCATAGAAATCATACATGGATCGAGTCAGTCTTTCTTGAGCAAATTCTAATATACGATTCCAAAATTGTTTTTCTTTCAATCCTTTCTCCTCCTTTACTATTTAAAAGTTTTATACTAGACCTATTTTACCATAGAGAACAAGAATTTTCCACAAGCTGTGAAAAATAATCCACAATGTTACCAAGTTTTATCCACAGGTTGGGGATAAAAGCAGAAACTATTTATTTATTAAGCTTTTTATTGAAAAAAATAGTGGATAACCTTGTGAGATAAAAAAATAAAAGAACAGCCTTATTTCAGGCTGTTGATAATTCTACTGTATTCTTCTTGATTTGAAAAAGAAATAATGATTTTTCCACTATCTTTTTTAGACAGTTTAATCTCTACATCTAATCCGAGTAGTTTTTTTAACTGTTCTTCTTCATTTTGTATGAAATGATCATTTTTTTGCAGTTTCTTTTGTTTTTTCTCTGTCAGAAGAGCTTCTAACTTCCTTACAGAAATGTCTTCTTCTATAATTCGTTGAAAGAAATAGTCTTGTTGTTCCTTATTCAACCCAACTAGAGAACGCGCATGAGCTTGTGATAGTTTGCCATTTTCTACTTCTGAAAGGATCTGTTCTGGCAAGGACAGCAAGCGAATAGAGTTGCTGATGTATGGACGAGACTTGCCCATTTTATCTGCAATTTCAGCATGGGTAAATCCTTTCTCTACGAGAGATTCATAGGCGCGTGCTTCTTCTATTGGGTTTAAATTTTCTCTCTGCAAATTTTCAATAATGGATTGGACCATCATCTCTTGGTCTGAAAGCTTTTTAATAACAGCTGGGATAGACCTTAGACCAGCTAAAAGTGAAGCCCGATAGCGTCTTTCTCCTGCAAGGATTTCATAACCAATAACAGGAGATTGACGAACAATAATCGGTTGAATGACCCCATTTTCTTTGATAGACTGTGCTAGTTCATCTAGTTTTTCTCCATCAAATTCTTTTCGAGGTTGATAGGGATTTTTTTGTATATCCGTGATAGAAATCATTTCAAATTTTTCCATGATTCTACACTAACACATCTTTTCTCTTATGTAAAGCTTTCTTTACATAGATGTCAATTAAGATTCTAAATCACCTGAACTCTTGTCAAGTTTAATAGATGTAGTTTCTTCTTTACCGTTACGATAGTAAGTTATCTTAATGGTGTCTCCGATAGAATGATTGTAAAGAGCACTTTGTAAGTCTGTTGATGAAGCAATGTCTTTGTCATCCACTTTTGTAATAACATCGTATTTTTCAAGGTGACCATTGGCGGGCATATTGCTTTGTACAGAACGAACAACTACACCAGATGTTACATTACTTGGAATATTCAGTCTTCTAATATCACTTGTATTAATATTTGAGAGATTGACCATTTGGATGCCCAAAGCTGGACGCGTCACTTTTCCGTT
Above is a genomic segment from Streptococcus sp. SN-1 containing:
- a CDS encoding ParB/RepB/Spo0J family partition protein is translated as MEKFEMISITDIQKNPYQPRKEFDGEKLDELAQSIKENGVIQPIIVRQSPVIGYEILAGERRYRASLLAGLRSIPAVIKKLSDQEMMVQSIIENLQRENLNPIEEARAYESLVEKGFTHAEIADKMGKSRPYISNSIRLLSLPEQILSEVENGKLSQAHARSLVGLNKEQQDYFFQRIIEEDISVRKLEALLTEKKQKKLQKNDHFIQNEEEQLKKLLGLDVEIKLSKKDSGKIIISFSNQEEYSRIINSLK